In the Desulfitobacterium hafniense DCB-2 genome, ATGGTTTTCGATAGTATCCACATACTGCATATTCACAAGATAGGAGCGGTGGGGCTTCATAAAGCACCCATATTTCATCAGATTATCACAGACAGGGGAAAAGGCTTCCGTACATTCGATGACCTTGCCGGAGCGCAGATGATAGAGCACGTTTCTGCCGATGACCTCGGCAAAGATCAAATTGGAAATCAATATTTTTTGAATACCCTCATTGCCCTTTATAATAACTGCATCCTCATCCTTTTTCAATTTAATCTGCTCCATCAGCTCGTCAAAGGTGAAGAATAGTTTTTCTTTTGAGATTGGTTTGAGTACATAGTTGATAGCCTTCACCGAATAGCTTTCCAAAGCAAACTCAGGCGATGAGGTAAAGAATAAAATCGGTGCGGTTTTGTCAAAGGTGCGAATTTCCTTTGCCGCATCAATGCCGGTAAATCCCGGCATCATAATATCCAGACAGTATATATCAAACCGCTTTCCTTTTTCCAAGGCTGAAATCAATTCAAACCCGTTTGGAAATACGGCGTGTTCGCAGTTTAGATGTCTTGATGTTCGGTACAGGTCGATGAGCTGTACCATATTGGATAGCTCGTCAATATTATCGTCACAGACCGCAATATGCAGCATAAGCAACCCTCCATGTTCTATTAGACTTCTTCGGAAACTCTCGCAGGCTCTCTCTCCTGCAAATCGGGTAGTTGCCGATTACCAGGTTCAGATTGTATAACGGCATTTTCATCAGGAACATACTCCATGATGTCGCCGAAGTCGCAGCCCAAAACACTGCAAATCCGAACCAAAATATCGACATATATGTTTTCATCTTTTGATATTTTCAGAAGCGAGCCGCTGCTGATGCCCGCCGCCTTGCATAGCTCGCCTTTTCTTATTTTTCTGTCGATCATCAGTTTGAATAATTTGTTATAACTGACACCCATAACACGCCTCACTTCTTTCTGAAAAACGAAAATCGTTTATGTAAATATTAGATTACAGTATATCATCAAATTATGACAAATACAAGATAAAATTCGTGAGAACTCATCTATTTTCGTGCAATATTGTGTTTTTCACATCTAAAAGCAAAAAAGGCAGGAGTGTGCTTTCCTCCAAAATCATGTTTCATGTCGAAAAAATTATGTTTCATGCAGCGGACGGTTTTGCAGAAAGATTTCTGATAGATTGAACGTGGAGAAATAAATGTTATTTCGTTCAATCAAAAAGGAGGAAAAACTATGAAAAAGCAATTTATGGGCATACTGCTCACTCTGTGTATGGCGCTTACCTTACTGCCGACAACGGCGTTTGCGGCGGATGCATCAAGTCAGAATCTATACCAGGTCGGTTCAAACCCGGTATACAGATTAAGCCCGAACGGTGAG is a window encoding:
- a CDS encoding LytR/AlgR family response regulator transcription factor, whose translation is MLHIAVCDDNIDELSNMVQLIDLYRTSRHLNCEHAVFPNGFELISALEKGKRFDIYCLDIMMPGFTGIDAAKEIRTFDKTAPILFFTSSPEFALESYSVKAINYVLKPISKEKLFFTFDELMEQIKLKKDEDAVIIKGNEGIQKILISNLIFAEVIGRNVLYHLRSGKVIECTEAFSPVCDNLMKYGCFMKPHRSYLVNMQYVDTIENHQITLQTLSSVPVAQGKAKEMKQQYLNYQMEGGA